TCGAAAGCCCGTTCCAACACCTCGCTGGTCATTCCCGAGCCTGTATCCGTCACGGCGATCCGGACATACTCTCCGGGCTGCACGTCCTCGTTTCGTTGGCGGTAAGCCTCATCGAGAACGGCATTACCGGCCTCGATCGTCAGTTTGCCACCGGCCGGCATCGCGTCACGCGCGTTGACGGCCAGGTTGATCAACACCGCTTCGAGTTCGGCGGAATCAACCTCGACCGGCCAGAGCCCGCCGCTGCCAACCACTTCGAGAGAGATCTGCTCGCCGAGCGCCCGCTGCAGGAAATCGGACAGGCCGTTCATCAGTTGATTGAGATCAATCGGCACGGGACGAAGCGGCTGCTGTCGCGAAAACGCCAGCAACCGCTTGGTCAGCGTGGCGGCCCGGTTTGCGCCATGCAGCGCATTGTCCACCCGGCGAACGATCTTGGGATCTGCGTCGTTAAGCTGACGCCGCAATCCGTCCAGGTTGCCCAGGATGATGGTCAGCAGATTGTTGAAATCGTGGGCGACTCCACCCGTCAGATGTCCGATCGCTTCCAGTTTTTGCGAACGCCGCAAAGCCTCTTCGGCCAGCCCACGTCGATCGATTTCCGCGTAGAGACTCTCGGTTCGACGCAACACCGTCCACAGCGTCAGAACGAGGAAGAGCGTCGCAGGCAGCCCATAAGCGAGCTGCGCTCCACGGCCGGACAGCCATTGCTGTTGAACGGCAGCGCTTTCGATGCCGGCGGTGAGATACAACGGCCGCGTTCCGACTCTGCGGATCGCGTAATTTCTTTGCACGTTATCGACCGGGGAAATCGAAGAATAGAATCCGCCGGCCGTGCTCGCTCGAACGGTGCGGCGAAAGCCCGTGTTTTCCCCAAGCCAGATGGGTGCGTCCGCCGGCACGGCGGGATAACGGACGAGGAACAATCCATCCTCGCGAACCAATGCGTATTGCAGTCCGCGCGTGTAAATGAGCGTGGAGAAAAACCGGAAGATGTTGCTCGGCAGGACTGAAATCTCCAGCACCCCGACAAACTTGCCGTCATTCTCGATGCGTCTGCTGACCGTGAAGAACGGCTCGGCCAGCGTCGTTGGGACATACACCTGTCCGTAGAAGGTGCCGACGTTGTCTTTCAGATGCGCCTGCATGAAGTCGCGGTCGGCGTAGCTTAGGCGGGGTGCCGGGTACAACAGCGACGATGTCAGCGTGACGCCGTCTGTTCCGTATGCCGCGATGGACTGAACCGCCTCCACGGAGTCGGACAGCTTCTCGAGTTCCAGGTGCAGCTTTTGCTCGTTGGCGCGGATGTCGTCCGCCGACATCCCGGCCAGAAGCCTCAAGGCATTCTGGATCGTCAGATCGATCAGCTCGAATGTTTTTTGGGCTTCTTCCTGCTGGGTATCCAAGGAGCGGACCAGGCGCTCATGGGCGAGCGCCTGAAGGTCCCGATAGGAGATCCAAGCCGAGTATCCGAAGATCAGGCACGGCAGGACGATCGAAGTCCCGACGGCCAGCCAAATCAAACGAATTGTTCGCTGTCTCGCCTGCACTGATTCCTCGACCTTGGCGAAACCTTAATCCAGAACAGGCGGGTCAAGGAAGCCGCGGAACTGCCGTCTTATTCGCCTGCGCGGGGCAGCAGCCCTGTCTCGCACGCCTTGATCTGAAGGCCGAGATACTTCGAATAGATGCGGCACTGGGCGAAACTGCCGGCGATGAACCACAGCCCGGGCTGCGGCGTGCGCGTGAACATGTTGCGCAGTTCCTGGCCGCCGCCGAATCCCCAGATCGGACCGACACGCGCCGCGATCTCGTCGCCGAACAACTTGCTGACCAGCGCCTCCTGGCCCTTGTAGCCGGTCGCAAGCACAATCAGGTCGGCGGGCAACGTTTCGCCGCCCTTCATTCGCGCGCCGTCTTTCACGAACGCGTCGATATCGGAAAACTGCGCCAGCCCGACCTCTTTATTGATGATCAGGTCGGAGCAGCCGACGTTGAAGTAGTAGCCGCCGCCGCGGGTGAGATATTTGAACTGCCAGCCGGTGCCGTCCTCGCCGAAATCGATCTTGAAGCCGAGACCCGTGAGCGCATCGAGCATGCCCTGGTCGAGCTTCTTGGCCTGCTCGGTCAGCATGACGTGGCTTTTCCTGGCGAGCGCCAGCGGCACGGACGTGGTGATGAGATCGCAATCCTCGAGCGACGGCCCTTCGTCGTAGAGCGCATAGGGAAGCTGCGCGCTCGGCTCGACATTGACGATCATCGTCGGGCTGCGCTGCACCAGCGTGACCTTGGCGCCGTCCGAGTGCAGGTCCTGCGCGATATCGTGGCCGCTGTTGCCGGAGCCGATGATCAGAGCCCTCTTCCCCTTCCACGCACTGCCGTCCTGGTACTGGCTCGAGTGGAGCACCGTGCCGCCGAAATTACGCAGCGTCGGGATATCCGGAAGATTCGGGATGCCGCTCACACCGGTCGCCAGCACGATGTGGCGCGGATGCATCTCGCGCTTGCTGCCGTCGGCGCGGCGCAGCGTAACGAACCAGCGCTGCGTCTTGTCGTTATAGGTGCCGCCTTCGAACTCAGTGCCGGCCCAGTAGTTCAGCTCCATGCTCTCGACGTAGGCCTCAAACCAGGCGGCGAGCTTGTCCTTGGGGATATAGGCCGGCCAGTTCGGCGGGAACGGCATGTACGGCAGATGATTGACGTGCGCCTGGTTGTGCAAGACCAGCGCGTGATAGCGCTTGCGCCAGTTGTCGCCGATGCGCGGCAGACGGTCGACGATCAACGTGTCGATCTGCAACTGAGTGAGACGCGCGGCGATTCCGAGCCCAGCGTGTCCGCCGCCGACCACCAGCACGTCCGGATCGCGGTCGGCATATTCGGCCGAGGCCTTGCGCAGATCGAGCCAGTTGGGTCCGCGGAAATCGCGCGAATAGGCCTTGCCCTGCGGCCGGTCACGGCCGAGCCGCTCCTCATGGCCCTTCAACTCGTCGAGCGTCGTGAGCAGCGTCCAGGCCTTGAGCGTGCCGCCATCCTTGGCGTCCGGAATGAGCCGCAGCAGGCCGCTGCCGCGACCCTGCGCGGTTTCGAATGTGAAGATCGCCTCGATCGCATCGGTGCCGGCGCGGGTCACCCGACGCGGCACGGTTCGACGCGGCGCGATGCGGAAGCTCCCCGGTTTCGCACGGGACGCGTGCGCCGGAAGCTCTTTCAGGATGGCGTTCCGCCCCTCGAAAGTGTCGATGCGCCAGGTCAGCGCCAGCACGTCGCGCCAATAGCTTTCGGGATGAAACAGCGACCCAAGCTCGCCGGCACCGGGCGCAATCGCGGCGCGCTCAAACCGCGCCAGCCAATCCGCCACAGCGGCCGTGACGGAATCCGCTTCTGCCTGTGCCAGCATTTCGCTCCCTGGGCGTGTTCTTATCTCGTCGTCGGATGCAGCAAATTACACCGAAGACGCTCGCCCCGTCATCTGTCGGGGCTTACTGCTGCTGCTTCAGGTTGGCGTCGCGCGCGACTTTCACCCACAGCCCGAGCTCATCCTTGATGTGCTGCGCGGTTTGCTCCGGCGTGGTTCCCACCGCCTTGAAGCCCAGCACGGCGAACTTCTGCTGCACCTCGGGGTCGCGGATCGCCTTGGCGAACGCCGCGTAGAGCGCGTTGATGATCGTCCGCGACGTCCCCGCCGGCGCCAGCGCGAACAGGTTGGTCTGGGTGTCGAAGCCCGACAGTCCCGCTTCGGCCATGGTCGGCACATCGGGAAGCGCGCTGACTCGTTCCGGCCCGACCACCGCGAGTGCACGCAAGAGCCCTGAACTCACCATCGGAACGGCCGGCGGCAACGCGGAGAATGTCATCGGCACGACGCCGGAGACGGCGGATTGCAGCGCGGGCCCGCCGCCGCTGAACGGCACGTGCTGCAGATCGAGCTTGTAGGCGAGCTTGAACATCTCGCCTTGCAGATGCGCCGGCGAACCGTAGCCGGTCGAGCCGAAGCTGTACTTCTCCGGCGCCTGGCGGATCGCGGCCACGAGTTCGGCGACTGTTTTCGCGGACTGTGCCGGATTGACCACCAGGATGTTCGGCGACGCGCTGGTGATGGTGATCGGCGCAAAGCCCGCGACCGGGTCGTATGGCACCTTTTGCAGCGCAGGGTTCACCAGGAATGTCGAGCTTGTGAACAGGATGGTGTAGCCGTCCGGCGCAGCGGCCTGGGCCAGCGCAGCGCCGGTGTTGCCCGCACCGCCGCCGCGGTTCTCGATGAAGAAGTTCTGCCCGAGTTGGTCGCCAAGCTTTTGCGCGAGCAGCCGACCCATGACATCGACCACGCCACCCGGCGCAAACGGCACGACGAGCCGCACCGGCCGCTCCGGATACTTCTCGTCTGCATGAGCGGGATTGCCTGCGAGGATCGCGAGTACGGCAAGGATTGGGGCGGCGCGGAACATCATCGGAATTCTCTCTGCAGATTGACGGCGTACGTGGAAAGCAATTCGGGTGCCATCACCCGTCGGTTCGCGGCGGCTCGCCCGCGAGTGCGCGTTCGAGGATCGCTTTGACGTCGACGTGGGCATAGGGCCTGGGGTTGTAGCCCTTCACCTTCATCACGACGTCGACCGCGTCGGCGAGCCGCTCGGCCGGCATGCCGACGCCGGCGAGGCTCGCGGGAAGGCCCATCGTCTGGTTCAATTGGTAGATCGCGCCCGGCGGGTCGTCGGTCTTCAGTGCGCGGCGCAGCTTTTCCATCGCCGCCGGAATGGCCGGCGCATTGAAGGCTAGTGCATAAGGCAGCACCGCCGCATGCGTCTGCGCATGATCGAGATCGAACAGCTGCCGCACCTGCTGCGCGATGACGTGATGGATGCAGATCGACGAGCGGAAGCTTGCCGCGAGCCAAGCGCCATACAAGGCTTCGCTGCGTGCACCGGCGTTGCTCGGGTCCGCGACGGCCTTTGGCAGGTGAGTGCCAAGGCGCGCGATGGCGTCCTCGGCGAGCGTCTGCACCACCGGATTGGTGCCTTCGCCGTAAAGCGACTCCACCGCATGCGCCAACGCATTCATGCCGCTCGCCGCCATCACGCGCGGCGGCAGGCCTTGGATCAGGTCAGGATCGTAGATCGCAACCGTCGGCAATGCCCGCTGGTCGTCGCCGGCCTTGCGGCCGAGCCCTCGCCCCAACGCCCACCGTGACGACATTTCCGAGCCCGACAGCGTCGTGATCACGCCGATGAACGGAAACCGCGTCGACGCAGCCACCGATTTCGCCAGGCCGATCGCCGAGCCGCCACCGAGCGCGACGAAGCCGTCGGCCTTGGTGGCTTGCAACTGCTCGCGGACCACGTCGAACGCCTCCTGCGGCATGTTCGGCACGGCGGCATCGCAGGTGCCGACATTCATGTCGCCAAGAAGCCCAGCGACCGTATCCGCAAGCTCGCGGCGCCCCTTGGAGCAAAGGATCAGCAGTCTCGACATGCCGGCGCGAAAGGCTTCCGCGCGGATTTCTCCGATGGTGCCGCCGCCGAACAGCACGCGTGTCGGCGGGTTGGAGTAGGTAAACCGATCGATCATTTCACGAGTCCGCAATTTCCATCAGCAAGGCCGCCGTCGCCTCGGGCATGGTGGCCATTGGATAGTGATGCGACGCGATGGTGTGCGCTGTCCAGCCCTGCTGTTTCGCGGCCCAGTCGTAATATTCCTGAAAATGGTGCGAGACCTTTTTCGTGGCGAGCACGTAGGCCTTGCGCGGCACCTGCGTGTACCGTCCGGTCAGGCTGATCGGCTGCAGCAGCGACGGCAGCGGATGCGGACTCATACGCGCCAGAAACGCGTCGCGCGCCTGCTCGTTCTCGATGCCGGTGTCGAGCACCAGCGATGACGGAATGCGGTAGCCGTCGCCCTGCTCGTCGGCGAGCCTCTGCACGGTGGCGCGGCGCTCCGCCGAGACAGTGTCGAGCATGCATTTGCCGTTCGCCGGCAAGGCGGCGTTCAAATAGATCAGCGCGTCGATCTTGTCGGTGATCCGGTCGGCGACGCCGGAGATCACCAGGCCCGCGTAGCTCGTGCCGACCAGCACCACGTCGTCGAGTTGCTCGCAGGCGATCACACCGGCGATGTCCTGGATGTGGGTGTCGAGATTGGTCTGGCGCGATACGAGATGCTCACGCTCGCCCAAGCCTGTGAGCGTCGGCGTGTAGACCGTATGGCCTTCGGCGCGCAGCCGTTCGGCGACAGTGCGCCACATCCAGCCGCCACTCCACGTGCCGTGGACCAAGACAAAAGTCTTCATGTCATTGTGATCCGATCTATCCCCGTCACCCTGACGGGCGAGCCATTAGCGCGTTTACGCGCGTCTTCGACGCGCTATGGCGAGCCTCGAAGGGCGACGGCCCGGGATTTCGGGGCCGCATCCTTCGAGGCCCGCCTTTGGCGGGCACCTCAGGATGACGGGGTGAGAAGCACGTTTGCCCTAACAAACAAAGGATTGCTTCAGGCCGCTGCCTGTTTATCCTTCGCCTTTTGGATCGCCTCCCAGACGCGCAGCGGCGTTGCCGGCATGTCGATCTGATCGACGCCGAGCGGCGAGAGCGCATCGATCAGCGCGTTCATGATGGTTGGCGGCGCACCGATGGTGCCGCTTTCGCCGATGCCCTTCACGCCGAGCGGATTGGTCTTGCAGGGAATCTCCTCCAGCGCGCAATCGACATTCGGCATCTGCGCCGCATGCGGCATGGCGTAGTCCATGAAGCTGCCGGTGAGAAGCTGGCCGCTCCCGCGGTCATAGACCTGGTGCTCGAGCAGCGCCTGGCCGATGCCCTGCACCACGCCGCCCTGCTGCTGGCCCTTCACGATCATCGGGTTGATGATGCGGCCGAGATCGTCGACGACGAAGAAGCGGTCGATGGTCACCTGCCCGGTCTCCGGATCGACTTCGAGCTCGACCACATGGGAGCCGTTGGGATGGCTCGGCGGCGTCGGATCGAAGGAGCCGGCCGCATCGAGGCCGATGCCGAACTTGTTGGTCAGCGGCCCCATCGGCGCATAAGAGGCCTTGGCAACGTCGACGAGCTTGATCTGCTTGTCGGTGCCGGTGACCAGGAACGTGCCTTCCTTGAATTCGATATCTCCGGCGTCCGCCTCCATCATGGCGGCGGCCATCTTCTTGCCCTTCTCGATCATGACGTCGGCGGCTGCCTTGAGCGCGTTGCCGCCGACCACCATGCTGCGCGCGCCATAGGTGCCGCGGCCGATCTGCACCTGCGCGGTGTCGCCCTGCACGTAACGGATCTGCTCGAAGGGCACGCCCAGCATCTCGTGGGCAAGCTGCGCGAACACGGTCGCATGGCCTTGGCCGTGCGAGTGCGTGCCGCCATAGACCGTCAGCGCGCCGGACGGATCGAACTTGAGCTCCATGCGCTCGTTGAAGATGCCACCGAACTCGATATAGAAGCTCACTGCGCGGCCGCGCAGCTTGCCGTTCTTGTGCGATTCCTTCTTGCGTGCCGCATAGCCCTTCCAGTCGCTGGTCGCCATGCACTGGTCCATCAGGCGGACAAACTCACCCGAGTCGTAAACGAAGTGCGTCGGCGTGGTGTAAGGCAGCTTCGTCGGCGGGATGAGATTGCGCCGGCGCAGTTCGGCGGGCTCCATGCCGATCTGGCGCGCGGCATGCTCGATGAGCCGCTCCATGAAGTAGGCCGCCTCCGGGCGCCCCGCGCCGCGGTAGGGTCCGCTCTGCGAGGTGTTGGTGAACAGGCCTTGCGACATGATGTGCATGGTCTGGATGTCGTAGGCCGCCGGCACGAAGCGGATCGAGAACGCGCCGGCCGCAAGCGCTGCGCCGACGAAATACGCGCCCATCTGGAACAGCGATTTGGAGCGCAACGCGAGAATCTTGCCGTGCTCGTCGAGCGCAAGCTCGCCGTAGTAGACCATCTCGCGGGCGTGATGGTCGTTCAGCATCGCTTCGCTGCGCGAGGCGACCCACTTCACCGGGCGGCGAAGCTTTTTTGAGGCCCACATGACGAGAAGATCGTCGGGGAACGCCCCGCCCTTGAGCCCGAAGCCGCCACCGACATCGGGCGACACCACACGGATCTGGTTCTCCGGCACATGGAAAACATGAGAGAGCTCCATACGCAGGCCGTGCGGGTTCTGCGAAGCAGCGTACAGCGTGAAGAAGTCGTTGGCCTTGTCGTAATCGCCGATCGCGACGCGCGGCTCCATCGACACCGGCGACAGCCGGTTGTTCTCGACGCGAAGCTTGACCACGTGCTTGGCCTTGGCGAAGGCCGCGTCAGTCGCGGCCTGCTCGCCGAACATCAGGCGAAAGGCGTTGTTGCCGGCCGGATTGTCGTCCCACACCTTCGGCGCATCGGGCTTGGCGGCGTCCTCGATGTTCACCACCGCGGGCAGCGGCTCGTAATCGACCTCGACCAATTCGGCTGCATCGCGGGCCTGCGCCAAGGTCTCGGCGACCACGAAAGCCACGCGGTCCCCGACATGGCGGACGCGGTCGGCGACCAGCGCCGGCTGGAAGGTGCGGTGGCCCTTCGGTGCGCCGAAATCCTCCGGCATCAGGGCCGCCGTCATGGCGCCAAGCTTGTCGGCCGCAACGTCCGCCCCCGTCAGCACCAGGAGAACGCCTAGCGCCGCCTTGGCCTTGGCCACGTCGATGCGCTTGATCTTCGCGTGGGCGTGCGGCGACAGCACGTTGACGCCGTGGCACATGGCCGGCAGCACGATGTCATCGACATAGCGGCCCTGCCCGGTCAGGAAGCGCTGGTCTTCGACCCGGCGCACCGCTTGTCCTACTCCGAATTTGGCCATGGGAGCCTCGCCTCAAGGTTTGCTGGAATCCAAATTTAGTGGACCGAATTCAGGTCCGCCAGCGCCGGCGGACGGCTAAACCGCCGCAACCGCACCGCGCTCGATGCGGAAAGCGCGCGACAGGAGGTCGGCGACATGGACCTCGTTCGATTCGGCGATCAGCACCGAAACGCCCTGGCTCTTGAGATTGGACATCACCTCGCCGAGCCGCCGCGCCAAAGCAGGCGCGAGTCCCTCGAACGGCTCATCCAACAGCAGAATACGGCGGCCGGCCATCAGCGCGCGGGCGAGCGCCACCAGCTTCTGCTGGCCGCCGGACAGCTCCAGCGCGCGGCGGGTACGGAATTTCTCGACCTCCGGCATGATCGAGAAGATCCAGTTGAGGCGGTCCTCGATGCCCTCGACCTTGGTGGTCCAGGTCGGCAGCCGGATGTTCTCCTCGACGGTGAATTGCGGCACCAGGCGGCGGTCCTCGGGCATATAGCCGATGCCGTGATGCACCCTTTCATGCCCAGGTCGTGAAAGAAGTTCGACGTCGCCGAGCGCGGCCGTGCCCGAGGCCGGTAGCGCGCCCATCAGCGCTCGCATCAGCGTGGTCTTGCCGGCGCCGTTGCGCCCGATCAGGCCGCACATCTCGCCCTCTTCCATGGCGAGCGAGACGTTGCGGATGACCGGCACCGGGCCGATCGAGACGTTGAGGTCCGTGACCTTAAACATCGACGGCCCCCAGATGGGCACGCTGCGTGCCGCTGATCAGCGTCTGCACCTTGGGATTGGACAGCACCGCGTCAGGCTTTTCGTCCGCGATCACGGTGCCGTCGTAGAAGGCCAGCACCCGATCGGCGAAGCGGCCGACGATGTCCATGTCGTGCTCGACGAACAGCACCGTGATCTTCCGCGTCTTCAGCGCGGACATCACGACCTCCATCAGGCCGTATTTCTCCTCGATGGAAATGCCGCTGGTTGGCTCGTCGAGCAGCAACAGCCGCGGTGCGCCGGCCACTGCCATGGCGATATCGAGGAGCTTGCGTATCCCCTGCGGCAGGGTCGCGGCGCGGGCGTCGCGGTAACGTGCGATCTGGAACAGTTCAAGAGCGGTCTCGGACTCGGCGGCAGCCTCCGGCGCATCGAGCCACTGGAACATCTGGCTGACGATGCCGGCCCGGCCCTTCGCGATGGCCGCAGCGATCCTCATGTTCTCGACCACCGTCATGGTCGGAAAGACTTGCGCCACCTGGAACGAACGGGAGATGCCGAGCCGGGTGATGTCGCGCGATGGAAGCCCGGTGATATCCCGGTCCTCGAACAGGATCGCGCCCTTGGTCGGGGACAGATGCCCGGTGATCATGTTGACGAAGGTGGTCTTGCCCGCGCCGTTGGCGCCGATGATGCCGACGGTCTGCTGCGCCGGCACGCTCACCGAGATATCGCGCGCGGCGACCACCGAGCCGAAGGTCTTTTCCAGATCGCGGACTTCGAGGATGCCGGTCATGACGCGGCCTTGTTGCCGCGAAGCCGCGACACGAGCGAGCCGAGCCCATCGGGCAGGAAAAGGATGGTGAGCAGCAGCACGGTGCCCAGGATCATCTGCCACTCGCCGGGCACGAAATCGACCGCCAGCGACCGCACCAGTTCGAACACCAGAGAGCCGACGAAAGCCGCCGCGACCGAGCCCGCGCCAGCCAGGATCGTGACGAAGACGAAGCCGCCCGACGTGGTCCAATAGGCCATGGCCGGATCGACGTGCTGCACGGCAAGCGCCGCGAGCGCACCGCCGACACCGGCCAATACACCGGAGATCACGAGCTTGAGGTGGATCAGCCGGTCGACCGAGATGCCGAGGAACTCGACGCGTATCTCGTTGTCACGGATCGGATTGCCGAGCGCGCCCGCGACCGAACTGAAGTAGAGCGAAACCAGAAACGCGAGCACGGCCGAGAAGCCCAGCACCAGCCAATAGATCGCAAGATTGCGCTCCTGCCCGTCCGGCCGGAAGCCCAGGAACGTGCCGGCCTCGACATGGAAGCCGTCGGTCGAGCCGAGCGTCTCGGTCTTCACCAGGATGCCGTACAGGATCATCGACATCGCAAGGCTGAGCATGGCAAAGAAGATCTCGCGGTAGCGCGCCAGCAGGAAGCCCACCAGCCATGCGATGATCCCGGCAAAGACCGCACCAACAATGACAACCACAAACACGTCGCGGATCGGCGTGTAGCGGCCGAGCAGCGCCACGGTGTAAGCGCCGACCGCATAGAACAACGCCTGCCCGAAGGGCACGAGGCCGGTGCGCCACAGGATGATCAGCCCGAGCACGACCAGCGCGTTGGCAAACGCGATCGTGGCGAGCGAGACGAGCCAAGGCGGTAGCCACGGCGCGATCGCGGCCGCAACGATGAAAGCCAATGCGCCGATCAGATATGACCCTCGGCGCATGGTCATATCTTCCTGGGTTGAATCTGGCTGAAGAGGCCGTAGGGCCGGAAGCCCAACACCAGCGCCATCACGGCATAGATGACGAACAATTCGAGCTGCGGGGCGATGTGCACCGCGGCGGCGCGCGCCAGGCCCACGATCAGGGCGCCGATCAGCGCGCCTTCGACAGAGCCCATGCCGCCGATCGCGACCACGGCGAAGGCCAGCACGATGACCTCGACACCGATGCCGAGCGTGACGGAAATCTTTGGCGCCATGAGTGCGCCACCCAGCGCGCCGAGCATCGCGCCGATCAGGAAGGTCACGGTGTAGACCAATTTGACGTTGATGCCGTAGGCGGCGGCTGTCTCGCGGTCGAAGATCACAACAGTGAGGAGCCGCCCATAGCGCGTGTATTTTAGCGCCCACCGGCCGATGATTGCGACCGCGGCAGCGAGCACCACCAGACCGATGTCGTAGTTCGACAGCGTGAGTTCGCCGACATCGATGCTGCCGGCCGCGACCATCGGCTGATAGGCGGCGTAAGAGCGCGGCCCCCAGATGAAGGTGATGACATCTTCGAGGATCAGGAATGCCGCATAGGTCACGAGGACAACGACCACCTCGTCGCGGCCGTAGACCAGCCGAAGGATGCCGCGCTCGAGCACCATGCCGAGCACCAGCCCGATGGCCATCGCCATCAGCACCATGAACAGAAAACCGCCGGCGTCCGGCAGTCCGCGATCGAACCAGATCCCCGCGGCGGTCGCCGCGCCATAGGCGCCGAAGGCGTAGAACGAGCCGTGGGTGACGTTGAGGATCTTCATCACGCCGAAGATCAGCGTCAGTCCCACCGCCACGAGGAACAGATAGGCCGCGTAGACCAGGCCGTCCGTGACGATGGCAAAAGCGGTGAGCACGAAATGTCCTGTATGAGAGCCGCAGCATACGTGTCCCGGGCGCGAGCCCGGGACATTGCGAATTCAAAGTCTGAAACGGTCCCGGATCAGCGGCGCCGCATTTCGCTTACGCTCAAGCAACGCCGCGTCCGAAACATTCGCCAGCATTCAGCGACCTGACATTTGGCGCCTTAGCATTTCGCGCCTTAGCATTTGGCGCCCTTCATGCCGTTCTTGATCCAATCATCGGCGTTCTGATCGGCCGGCGGATTCACGCATTCGGCCGGGAAGCGCATGATGTCGACGACCTCGCTGTCGTTCTTCTGCTTGTTCCATTTATAGATGCCGTAGGCGGTGTCCTGAATGCCCTGGTGGCCGTTGCCGAGCGC
The Rhodoplanes sp. Z2-YC6860 genome window above contains:
- a CDS encoding ATP-binding protein, which encodes MQARQRTIRLIWLAVGTSIVLPCLIFGYSAWISYRDLQALAHERLVRSLDTQQEEAQKTFELIDLTIQNALRLLAGMSADDIRANEQKLHLELEKLSDSVEAVQSIAAYGTDGVTLTSSLLYPAPRLSYADRDFMQAHLKDNVGTFYGQVYVPTTLAEPFFTVSRRIENDGKFVGVLEISVLPSNIFRFFSTLIYTRGLQYALVREDGLFLVRYPAVPADAPIWLGENTGFRRTVRASTAGGFYSSISPVDNVQRNYAIRRVGTRPLYLTAGIESAAVQQQWLSGRGAQLAYGLPATLFLVLTLWTVLRRTESLYAEIDRRGLAEEALRRSQKLEAIGHLTGGVAHDFNNLLTIILGNLDGLRRQLNDADPKIVRRVDNALHGANRAATLTKRLLAFSRQQPLRPVPIDLNQLMNGLSDFLQRALGEQISLEVVGSGGLWPVEVDSAELEAVLINLAVNARDAMPAGGKLTIEAGNAVLDEAYRQRNEDVQPGEYVRIAVTDTGSGMTSEVLERAFEPFFTTKQAGQGTGLGLSQVYGFVKQSGGHVKIYSEPGDGTTVKLYLPRYHGAVVVQDQTPAEPVRGKASELILVVEDDAEVRSYIVETLAGLGYRVLDAKSGEDALGVLEQHRDLRLLLTDVVMPGMNGRMLADEAQKRLPGLKILYMTGYSRNAIVHHGRLDSGVHLIEKPVAVDQLAGKVRSLLDS
- a CDS encoding flavin-containing monooxygenase encodes the protein MLAQAEADSVTAAVADWLARFERAAIAPGAGELGSLFHPESYWRDVLALTWRIDTFEGRNAILKELPAHASRAKPGSFRIAPRRTVPRRVTRAGTDAIEAIFTFETAQGRGSGLLRLIPDAKDGGTLKAWTLLTTLDELKGHEERLGRDRPQGKAYSRDFRGPNWLDLRKASAEYADRDPDVLVVGGGHAGLGIAARLTQLQIDTLIVDRLPRIGDNWRKRYHALVLHNQAHVNHLPYMPFPPNWPAYIPKDKLAAWFEAYVESMELNYWAGTEFEGGTYNDKTQRWFVTLRRADGSKREMHPRHIVLATGVSGIPNLPDIPTLRNFGGTVLHSSQYQDGSAWKGKRALIIGSGNSGHDIAQDLHSDGAKVTLVQRSPTMIVNVEPSAQLPYALYDEGPSLEDCDLITTSVPLALARKSHVMLTEQAKKLDQGMLDALTGLGFKIDFGEDGTGWQFKYLTRGGGYYFNVGCSDLIINKEVGLAQFSDIDAFVKDGARMKGGETLPADLIVLATGYKGQEALVSKLFGDEIAARVGPIWGFGGGQELRNMFTRTPQPGLWFIAGSFAQCRIYSKYLGLQIKACETGLLPRAGE
- a CDS encoding tripartite tricarboxylate transporter substrate-binding protein: MMFRAAPILAVLAILAGNPAHADEKYPERPVRLVVPFAPGGVVDVMGRLLAQKLGDQLGQNFFIENRGGGAGNTGAALAQAAAPDGYTILFTSSTFLVNPALQKVPYDPVAGFAPITITSASPNILVVNPAQSAKTVAELVAAIRQAPEKYSFGSTGYGSPAHLQGEMFKLAYKLDLQHVPFSGGGPALQSAVSGVVPMTFSALPPAVPMVSSGLLRALAVVGPERVSALPDVPTMAEAGLSGFDTQTNLFALAPAGTSRTIINALYAAFAKAIRDPEVQQKFAVLGFKAVGTTPEQTAQHIKDELGLWVKVARDANLKQQQ
- a CDS encoding maleylacetate reductase, which gives rise to MIDRFTYSNPPTRVLFGGGTIGEIRAEAFRAGMSRLLILCSKGRRELADTVAGLLGDMNVGTCDAAVPNMPQEAFDVVREQLQATKADGFVALGGGSAIGLAKSVAASTRFPFIGVITTLSGSEMSSRWALGRGLGRKAGDDQRALPTVAIYDPDLIQGLPPRVMAASGMNALAHAVESLYGEGTNPVVQTLAEDAIARLGTHLPKAVADPSNAGARSEALYGAWLAASFRSSICIHHVIAQQVRQLFDLDHAQTHAAVLPYALAFNAPAIPAAMEKLRRALKTDDPPGAIYQLNQTMGLPASLAGVGMPAERLADAVDVVMKVKGYNPRPYAHVDVKAILERALAGEPPRTDG
- a CDS encoding alpha/beta fold hydrolase, which codes for MKTFVLVHGTWSGGWMWRTVAERLRAEGHTVYTPTLTGLGEREHLVSRQTNLDTHIQDIAGVIACEQLDDVVLVGTSYAGLVISGVADRITDKIDALIYLNAALPANGKCMLDTVSAERRATVQRLADEQGDGYRIPSSLVLDTGIENEQARDAFLARMSPHPLPSLLQPISLTGRYTQVPRKAYVLATKKVSHHFQEYYDWAAKQQGWTAHTIASHHYPMATMPEATAALLMEIADS
- a CDS encoding xanthine dehydrogenase family protein molybdopterin-binding subunit; its protein translation is MAKFGVGQAVRRVEDQRFLTGQGRYVDDIVLPAMCHGVNVLSPHAHAKIKRIDVAKAKAALGVLLVLTGADVAADKLGAMTAALMPEDFGAPKGHRTFQPALVADRVRHVGDRVAFVVAETLAQARDAAELVEVDYEPLPAVVNIEDAAKPDAPKVWDDNPAGNNAFRLMFGEQAATDAAFAKAKHVVKLRVENNRLSPVSMEPRVAIGDYDKANDFFTLYAASQNPHGLRMELSHVFHVPENQIRVVSPDVGGGFGLKGGAFPDDLLVMWASKKLRRPVKWVASRSEAMLNDHHAREMVYYGELALDEHGKILALRSKSLFQMGAYFVGAALAAGAFSIRFVPAAYDIQTMHIMSQGLFTNTSQSGPYRGAGRPEAAYFMERLIEHAARQIGMEPAELRRRNLIPPTKLPYTTPTHFVYDSGEFVRLMDQCMATSDWKGYAARKKESHKNGKLRGRAVSFYIEFGGIFNERMELKFDPSGALTVYGGTHSHGQGHATVFAQLAHEMLGVPFEQIRYVQGDTAQVQIGRGTYGARSMVVGGNALKAAADVMIEKGKKMAAAMMEADAGDIEFKEGTFLVTGTDKQIKLVDVAKASYAPMGPLTNKFGIGLDAAGSFDPTPPSHPNGSHVVELEVDPETGQVTIDRFFVVDDLGRIINPMIVKGQQQGGVVQGIGQALLEHQVYDRGSGQLLTGSFMDYAMPHAAQMPNVDCALEEIPCKTNPLGVKGIGESGTIGAPPTIMNALIDALSPLGVDQIDMPATPLRVWEAIQKAKDKQAAA